One bacterium genomic window, GCTGTTCGCGCGGCGGCCTCTGGCTGGATTCGACCTCTCGGGGTGAGGCGCTCCCCGAGCCTGGTGATCTGAAGATGGCGGAGAACGGGTTGGAGGTGAGGCGGTGAGCCGTGTACATCGGCCACCAAGAGACGCACCGAGTTGGTGCCGATATCGATGACGGCACGTCGCGCCACGCGCCGTGTTTAAAAGAGGCGGATGAGCTTGGTCAGGCGTTCTCGCAGCTCGGCAGGAGCCTGCTCGGTGCAGCACGACCGGCGTAACATCGTGCGCAGCCGTTCCTCAAACTCCACCTTCGAGAAGCAGTGACGGCATTCTTCGAGATGCTTTTGCATCTCGGCGAAGGACTCTCCGTCGAGCTCCTTGTCGAGGAACTGCCATACCTTCTCCACAGCTTCTTCGCAGTTCATCTCCCGTCACCCCTGACAAGATGCCGCTCCTTGGCAAACTCCCACAACCCCCGTTGGAGCTGATGCCGGCCACGGGAAAGCCTGGACATGACGGTCCCGACGGGGACCCCGAGGATGTCTGCGATCTCCTTGTAGCTAAAGCCCTCAACGTCGGCCAAGAGGACGACGGAACGGAACTGGACGGGCAGGGCTTCGAGACTCTCACGGACTTCGGAATCCATGATGTGTTCGAGCACGGTTTCCGGGTTGCCGGCCTCGCTCAGCGCCTCGCCCTCGGTCACCTTGTCGTAGAGATAAAACTCGCCGATGTCCTCCTGCTCCACGATCTCCGGTTCACGGGTCTGCTTCCGGTGTGCGTCGAAGAAGGCATTCATGAGGATCCGATGCAACCATGCCCGAACACTGGTCCCGTCCTGAAAGGTGTGGAAGGACCGCCACGACTTGAGCATCACTTCCTGGACCAGATCTTCGGCCGCGCTCCGGTTCCGCGTGAGGCGGAGGGCCGAGCGGTAGAGCCCGTCGAGCTGCTCACCGATCAGCCCCTCGAATCGGGCGCGGTCCTCAGCGCTCGTCGCATGTGGGACAGATTCCCCCATCGAAGGGGCCGCGCCGGCGGCAAGGCCCAGTTCCAGTTCCGGCCCGGCGGGCTTGGGAGTCCCGGCACTCTCCAATTCAGCCACGCTCCTTCACAGTGATGCCGTGCAGTGTGCAGAACGCTCCGTGCGGAGCGAAGATTCCGCGGAAAATCAAAAAGGCACCGCGGGGGTGCCCCCTCCGTGCGGCAACCACCGTCCCGG contains:
- the rsrA gene encoding mycothiol system anti-sigma-R factor produces the protein MNCEEAVEKVWQFLDKELDGESFAEMQKHLEECRHCFSKVEFEERLRTMLRRSCCTEQAPAELRERLTKLIRLF
- a CDS encoding sigma-70 family RNA polymerase sigma factor produces the protein MAELESAGTPKPAGPELELGLAAGAAPSMGESVPHATSAEDRARFEGLIGEQLDGLYRSALRLTRNRSAAEDLVQEVMLKSWRSFHTFQDGTSVRAWLHRILMNAFFDAHRKQTREPEIVEQEDIGEFYLYDKVTEGEALSEAGNPETVLEHIMDSEVRESLEALPVQFRSVVLLADVEGFSYKEIADILGVPVGTVMSRLSRGRHQLQRGLWEFAKERHLVRGDGR